One window of the Shewanella khirikhana genome contains the following:
- a CDS encoding DUF3192 domain-containing protein, with protein sequence MKAVYLSAVLATTLALGGCVVNVKDGNDAYQDWQQVEQQNREHLSRLSLGMAKADALTLMGRADFHEAWSDNGKEVQVFYFRTNRIHGDGTTTKEECTPVVFHNDRLVGWGATALAKG encoded by the coding sequence ATGAAAGCGGTTTATTTAAGTGCAGTATTGGCCACGACTCTGGCGCTGGGTGGATGTGTGGTGAATGTGAAGGATGGCAACGATGCTTATCAGGATTGGCAGCAAGTTGAGCAGCAAAACCGCGAGCACTTGTCACGTTTGTCGCTGGGGATGGCCAAGGCTGATGCACTGACGCTGATGGGCCGTGCCGACTTCCACGAGGCATGGAGTGACAATGGCAAGGAGGTGCAGGTGTTTTACTTCCGTACCAATCGCATTCATGGTGACGGCACCACTACCAAGGAAGAGTGCACGCCGGTGGTTTTCCACAACGACCGTCTGGTCGGATGGGGCGCTACCGCCCTGGCCAAAGGATAA
- a CDS encoding DUF2789 domain-containing protein — protein MDTTPVDLGHLFEQLGLDNTEQAINEFIASHQLAAADTIWQASFWSPAQATFLKEALEADSNWSELVDLLDTQLRK, from the coding sequence ATGGACACCACACCGGTGGATTTAGGCCATTTATTCGAACAGCTCGGGCTGGATAACACCGAGCAGGCCATCAACGAGTTTATTGCATCACATCAGCTGGCAGCCGCCGACACCATCTGGCAAGCCAGCTTCTGGAGTCCGGCGCAGGCTACTTTTTTAAAAGAAGCGTTGGAAGCCGACAGCAATTGGTCAGAGCTTGTCGACCTCCTGGATACCCAGCTCAGGAAGTAA
- a CDS encoding GNAT family N-acetyltransferase encodes MENQTQDSYKAVYLTAEDLRVAASILYNAYHDDPFFMQALGHEDKVSYEQKLRAAIREELNELWQQEQTLVGWFDEERLIGVACVVKQQVGLGEAKNWHWRLKMLLGTGWQSTQMMLKKEASIVEHLPGKACGILQFIALAPSEQGKGHGAQLLRAVQSWCDDQPELDGIGVFVSQDAHQHLFVSQGFESLGPLSLGKVDGELLFYRRQHYA; translated from the coding sequence ATGGAAAACCAGACTCAGGACAGCTACAAAGCCGTTTATCTTACCGCAGAAGACCTGCGGGTAGCGGCGTCCATTCTCTACAACGCCTACCACGATGACCCCTTTTTTATGCAGGCGCTCGGACACGAAGACAAGGTGTCTTACGAGCAGAAATTGCGTGCCGCAATCCGTGAAGAACTGAACGAGCTGTGGCAACAGGAACAGACTTTGGTGGGATGGTTCGATGAAGAACGTCTTATCGGTGTGGCCTGTGTGGTTAAACAGCAAGTGGGCCTTGGCGAAGCCAAAAACTGGCACTGGCGGCTGAAAATGCTGCTGGGAACCGGCTGGCAGTCCACCCAGATGATGCTGAAAAAAGAAGCCAGTATTGTGGAGCATTTGCCGGGCAAAGCCTGCGGCATTTTACAGTTTATCGCACTGGCTCCCAGCGAGCAGGGCAAAGGCCATGGCGCACAACTGCTGCGAGCGGTGCAGTCCTGGTGTGACGATCAACCTGAGCTTGATGGAATTGGTGTGTTTGTCAGCCAGGATGCGCATCAGCATCTCTTCGTCAGTCAGGGATTCGAAAGCCTGGGCCCTCTCAGCCTTGGAAAGGTTGACGGAGAGCTGCTGTTTTACCGCAGGCAACACTATGCCTGA
- a CDS encoding DUF962 domain-containing protein: MPERFKSFREFYPYYLSEHADPRCRALHYLGSSLVLATLGYLLISGNWGLWWMLPLIGYGFAWVGHFVFEKNRPATFRYPWYSFLGDWLMWWQFITAKRR, translated from the coding sequence ATGCCTGAGCGATTTAAATCGTTTCGGGAGTTTTATCCCTATTATTTGAGCGAACACGCAGATCCCCGTTGCCGGGCGTTGCATTATCTGGGGTCTTCGCTGGTGCTGGCGACGCTCGGGTATTTGCTCATCAGCGGTAACTGGGGACTGTGGTGGATGCTGCCCCTGATTGGCTACGGTTTTGCCTGGGTTGGCCACTTTGTTTTTGAGAAGAATCGCCCAGCTACCTTCCGATATCCCTGGTACAGTTTTTTGGGCGATTGGCTGATGTGGTGGCAGTTTATCACCGCCAAAAGGCGGTAA
- a CDS encoding DUF3301 domain-containing protein: MMTDLLLLLGVALVAAFFWQLRQMAELARLFAEKECKRQKVQLLAVAQLSARPTLGASTGIGWKATYLFEFSTDGINQYPGHIQMLGKKIQKIEWPIFPEPEWHEAPTARGSLGGGCGSKSSCNSGSCR, translated from the coding sequence ATGATGACAGATTTGCTTTTACTTCTTGGTGTTGCCCTGGTGGCGGCTTTTTTCTGGCAGCTACGGCAAATGGCTGAGCTGGCCAGATTGTTTGCAGAAAAGGAGTGCAAACGCCAAAAGGTGCAGCTGCTGGCGGTGGCACAACTGAGTGCCAGGCCCACGCTGGGTGCCAGCACAGGTATTGGCTGGAAGGCAACATACCTGTTTGAGTTTTCAACCGACGGAATCAATCAATACCCTGGTCATATTCAGATGCTGGGTAAAAAGATCCAAAAGATTGAATGGCCTATTTTTCCTGAGCCCGAGTGGCATGAGGCTCCTACGGCGAGGGGATCACTTGGCGGCGGCTGTGGCTCGAAGAGCAGTTGCAATTCCGGCAGCTGCCGATAA
- a CDS encoding DUF3549 family protein — MAEITSISQFLSTAKTQFQVYDLGRRVQHIDAMAFAQIEALQAPYPYPIQGHAKMALVFWDASEQHFVWFISLPLDERGLLSPAPRSQFIRMILEALGQDLTRTLSEEEQQKMANHPFSFKPTQEKLAVFNALVRRHLGRPASAQYEFAAQYLSGQLPAEHWPNVGFQGLADISVRLSELDHETMVVRSLKGAPAEVQIALCQCLEHVLIPEAVTEALLEGLAEHRDARQIFFLRALGSQADASIQAVTLLAAKKLLTEEVLVCIAGRNWLALRDDNCRKTFLEALALTQQDFFNQVFADIVAIPALRTAMLTAIRDPNRSDALSRAIGGLFKATKS; from the coding sequence ATGGCAGAAATCACCAGCATCAGTCAGTTTCTTTCTACCGCCAAAACGCAGTTCCAGGTTTACGACCTTGGCCGCCGGGTTCAGCATATTGATGCCATGGCTTTTGCCCAAATTGAAGCCTTACAAGCACCCTACCCTTACCCCATTCAAGGTCATGCCAAGATGGCCCTGGTATTCTGGGATGCCAGCGAGCAGCATTTTGTCTGGTTTATCAGCTTGCCTCTGGACGAGCGCGGCCTGTTGAGCCCAGCACCGCGCAGTCAGTTTATTCGAATGATTTTGGAAGCGCTTGGTCAGGATTTGACCCGTACCCTGAGTGAGGAAGAGCAGCAGAAGATGGCCAACCATCCTTTCAGCTTCAAGCCCACCCAGGAAAAGCTGGCGGTATTTAACGCCTTAGTGCGTCGGCATCTGGGCCGCCCGGCCTCGGCGCAGTATGAGTTTGCGGCACAATATTTAAGCGGCCAACTGCCCGCTGAGCACTGGCCAAATGTAGGCTTTCAGGGGCTTGCTGATATCAGTGTCAGGCTGTCTGAACTCGATCACGAGACGATGGTAGTCCGCTCACTGAAGGGGGCTCCTGCCGAAGTGCAAATCGCCCTGTGTCAGTGTCTGGAACATGTGCTGATCCCGGAGGCGGTGACTGAGGCACTGCTGGAGGGGTTGGCAGAGCATAGAGATGCACGGCAGATTTTTTTCCTGCGCGCCCTTGGCAGCCAAGCTGATGCATCGATTCAAGCCGTGACACTGCTGGCAGCCAAAAAACTGCTCACTGAAGAAGTGCTGGTGTGCATTGCCGGTCGCAACTGGCTGGCGCTGCGGGATGACAACTGTCGCAAAACCTTCCTTGAAGCCCTGGCTCTGACACAACAAGACTTTTTCAATCAAGTCTTTGCTGATATTGTGGCTATCCCGGCGCTGCGCACTGCGATGCTGACGGCCATTCGGGACCCCAATCGCAGCGATGCCCTGTCCCGGGCTATCGGTGGACTGTTCAAGGCGACCAAATCATGA
- a CDS encoding YqcC family protein gives MPYTSVLLLLNELEHALHRAGLWHSEAPEPQALASTAPFCCDTMSFDAWLQFIFLPRFTALVESGQPLPAMALAPMAEHVWGQQIEFAELISVITRLDDAVNAA, from the coding sequence ATGCCTTATACGTCTGTTTTGTTGTTGCTGAATGAGCTTGAGCATGCTTTGCACCGGGCGGGGCTGTGGCACTCGGAAGCGCCTGAGCCACAAGCCCTGGCAAGCACAGCACCTTTTTGCTGCGACACCATGAGCTTTGATGCCTGGTTGCAGTTTATTTTTTTGCCCAGATTCACCGCGCTGGTTGAAAGCGGCCAGCCACTGCCAGCCATGGCACTGGCGCCAATGGCTGAACATGTATGGGGCCAGCAGATTGAATTTGCTGAGTTAATTTCTGTAATTACCCGATTGGATGACGCCGTCAATGCAGCATGA
- the truC gene encoding tRNA pseudouridine(65) synthase TruC: MQHDVPPGSAELAFADIAPEIEILYEDEALVAIHKPAGLLVHRTYLARKEHWFAMQLTRDKVGCHVFPVHRLDRPTSGVLLFGKSSAVANHLCGQFASHSIRKHYLALVRGNMHEAGLLDYPLKEELDELADKDVDPDKPAQDAITAYRPLLNSEIPYSSGRYPSSRFALMHLEPQTGRKHQLRRHMAHLRHPIVGDTTHGDGKQNRFFREHFGVNRLWLIAKRLEITHPLTGLPLAIETELEPEWLSIFEGLGWDEASLSPDSPLIIA, from the coding sequence ATGCAGCATGATGTTCCACCCGGTAGCGCCGAGCTTGCCTTTGCTGATATCGCCCCCGAGATTGAAATCCTATACGAAGATGAGGCGCTGGTGGCTATCCACAAGCCTGCGGGCTTACTGGTGCATCGCACCTATCTTGCCCGTAAGGAGCATTGGTTTGCGATGCAGCTGACCCGGGATAAAGTGGGTTGCCATGTGTTTCCGGTGCATCGTCTCGACCGTCCAACCTCTGGCGTGCTGCTGTTTGGCAAGTCCAGCGCTGTGGCAAATCACCTCTGTGGTCAGTTCGCCAGCCACAGTATTCGCAAGCACTATCTGGCGCTGGTGCGTGGCAATATGCATGAAGCCGGACTGCTGGATTACCCGCTTAAAGAGGAACTGGATGAGCTGGCCGATAAAGATGTCGACCCTGACAAACCGGCCCAGGATGCCATCACCGCCTACCGGCCGCTGCTGAACAGTGAAATCCCTTACTCATCGGGGCGTTACCCGAGTAGCCGTTTTGCCTTGATGCACCTTGAGCCCCAAACCGGGCGCAAGCATCAGTTAAGACGCCATATGGCGCATCTGCGTCATCCCATTGTGGGCGACACCACCCACGGTGATGGCAAACAAAACCGCTTCTTCAGGGAGCATTTTGGAGTAAACCGGCTGTGGTTGATTGCCAAGCGGCTGGAAATTACTCATCCACTGACAGGACTGCCGTTGGCAATAGAAACGGAACTCGAGCCCGAGTGGCTCAGCATTTTTGAGGGGCTTGGCTGGGATGAGGCAAGTCTGTCACCGGACTCACCTTTGATTATTGCGTAA
- a CDS encoding flavodoxin, whose amino-acid sequence MKHVDLVFGTVYGSAQFVAETLADELTALGYQPRLWQAHELSAFTPEAGLLIVVSSTTGSGDLPDDIQPWYFRLKSQAPYLPSLNYSVIGLGDSSYTDFCGAGEKLNELFAELGARAVLPLLRIDAMETMEPETEAKTWLSQWHQQVQSGQAA is encoded by the coding sequence ATGAAGCATGTGGATCTGGTTTTTGGTACTGTTTACGGCAGCGCCCAGTTTGTGGCCGAAACGCTCGCAGATGAATTAACAGCGCTCGGCTACCAGCCGCGGCTGTGGCAGGCCCACGAGTTATCTGCATTCACCCCTGAAGCCGGTTTGTTGATTGTTGTGTCGTCCACCACCGGCAGCGGCGATTTGCCCGATGATATCCAGCCCTGGTATTTCCGCCTCAAGTCGCAGGCGCCTTACCTTCCTTCGCTCAATTACAGCGTGATAGGTCTGGGTGATTCCAGCTATACCGATTTTTGCGGTGCCGGTGAAAAGCTCAACGAACTCTTTGCCGAACTCGGCGCCAGGGCTGTATTGCCGCTGCTGCGTATCGATGCAATGGAAACCATGGAACCGGAGACAGAGGCCAAAACATGGCTGTCGCAGTGGCATCAGCAGGTTCAGAGCGGCCAGGCCGCTTAA
- a CDS encoding PTS transporter subunit EIIC → MAVAVASAGSERPGRLSRLNRHWFRFAQRLSQTLLIPIAILPAAGVMIGLATNPLPFIPDALNVLMLSVGKLIFDIMPMLFAIAVAIGFCRDQGIAAFSAAFGYGVLLSTLAAAAKVYHLPTQVVWGMPTIDTGIAGGMAVGAVTCIAVRLSERLKLPAVFSFFEGRRSAPLIMIPLVMMLAMMLAFIWPPLEHLIERISSWAVYQEPAIAFGFYGMIERLLLPLGLHHIWNAPFYLEVGQYQVGDELVRGEMARYLAGDPSAGNLAGGYLIKMWGLPAAALAIWRCADKEQRNRVAGVMLSAAAASWLTGVTEPVEFAFLFVAPLLYLLHALLTGLAYSASILLDVHHSVVFSHGLVDFVLLLPQSSNIHWFWFLGPLTFVVYYVLFRGCILAFNLKTPGRFEANTGQQRNLLAMISALGGSANVTDLSACLTRLRISVLDPSQVDKARLMSLGAKGVIVVGSGVQVVFGTKAETLRKLLQRYLDSRN, encoded by the coding sequence ATGGCTGTCGCAGTGGCATCAGCAGGTTCAGAGCGGCCAGGCCGCTTAAGCCGACTTAATCGGCACTGGTTTCGCTTCGCCCAGCGTCTGTCGCAGACGCTGCTTATTCCTATTGCCATTTTGCCTGCCGCCGGGGTCATGATTGGTCTTGCCACCAATCCGCTGCCCTTTATTCCCGATGCGTTGAATGTGCTGATGCTGAGCGTCGGCAAGCTGATTTTCGATATCATGCCGATGCTGTTTGCCATTGCGGTCGCCATAGGTTTTTGCCGCGACCAGGGCATTGCTGCGTTTTCCGCCGCCTTCGGTTACGGCGTGCTGCTGTCGACTTTGGCAGCCGCTGCCAAGGTGTACCACCTGCCCACTCAGGTGGTGTGGGGCATGCCGACCATAGATACCGGTATTGCCGGTGGTATGGCGGTGGGGGCGGTCACCTGCATTGCGGTGCGCCTCAGTGAGCGGCTTAAATTGCCAGCCGTGTTCTCATTTTTTGAAGGACGACGCAGTGCGCCCCTTATCATGATCCCACTGGTGATGATGTTGGCCATGATGCTTGCCTTTATCTGGCCGCCGCTGGAGCACCTTATCGAACGCATTTCCAGTTGGGCTGTGTATCAGGAGCCCGCCATCGCCTTTGGGTTTTACGGCATGATTGAGCGGCTGCTGCTCCCCCTTGGGTTGCACCATATCTGGAACGCGCCCTTTTATCTGGAGGTTGGGCAGTATCAGGTAGGGGATGAGTTGGTTCGCGGCGAAATGGCAAGGTATCTTGCTGGCGACCCTTCCGCGGGCAACCTTGCCGGCGGTTACCTTATCAAGATGTGGGGCCTGCCTGCGGCTGCTTTGGCTATCTGGCGCTGCGCCGACAAAGAGCAGCGCAACCGGGTGGCCGGGGTGATGCTGTCGGCCGCCGCCGCAAGCTGGCTTACCGGCGTTACCGAGCCGGTGGAATTTGCCTTTTTGTTTGTGGCGCCGCTGCTGTATTTGCTGCATGCGCTGCTGACCGGCCTTGCCTACAGCGCATCGATTTTGCTGGATGTGCACCACAGCGTGGTGTTCTCCCACGGGCTGGTGGACTTTGTGCTCCTGTTGCCCCAGTCGAGTAATATCCACTGGTTCTGGTTTTTGGGGCCACTGACCTTTGTGGTCTATTACGTACTGTTTCGAGGCTGCATTCTGGCGTTTAACTTAAAGACCCCGGGCCGTTTTGAAGCCAATACCGGCCAGCAGCGCAATCTGCTGGCGATGATTTCGGCTCTGGGGGGCAGCGCCAATGTCACTGACCTCTCCGCCTGTTTGACGCGGCTGCGAATTAGCGTGCTTGACCCTTCGCAGGTGGATAAGGCCCGGCTGATGTCCCTCGGCGCCAAAGGAGTCATTGTTGTCGGCAGTGGCGTTCAGGTGGTGTTCGGTACCAAGGCCGAGACCTTACGCAAGCTGCTGCAGCGTTATCTGGATAGTCGAAACTAG
- the purU gene encoding formyltetrahydrofolate deformylase: protein MSQALQRRVLITDCADAKGLIAKITGVCFDHGLNIIKNDEFVDNTEGRFFMRTELEGDFEEPKLLSALYDVLPQQNHTVLKPGGRKRVVVMVTKEAHCLGDLLMKAYYGALDVDIAAVVGNYDNLRQLTEKFDIPYHFVSHEGLDRHQHEAALFEVIAPYAPDYLVLAKFMRVLTPEFVAQYPNRIINIHHSFLPAFIGANPYRQAWERGVKIIGATAHFVNNCLDEGPIIKQDVIHVDHNYSALEMARAGRDVEKTVLSRALGLVLADKVVVYGNKTVVF from the coding sequence GTGTCGCAAGCGCTGCAACGTAGAGTACTTATCACCGATTGTGCCGATGCCAAGGGGCTGATAGCCAAGATAACCGGGGTTTGTTTTGACCATGGTTTGAATATCATCAAAAATGACGAATTCGTCGATAACACCGAGGGGCGCTTCTTTATGCGCACCGAACTTGAGGGCGATTTTGAAGAGCCTAAGTTGTTGTCGGCCCTTTATGATGTGCTGCCACAGCAAAACCATACCGTGCTTAAGCCCGGTGGCCGCAAGCGGGTAGTGGTCATGGTGACCAAAGAGGCGCACTGCCTGGGCGACCTGCTGATGAAGGCTTACTATGGCGCGCTGGATGTGGACATTGCCGCCGTGGTGGGTAACTACGATAACCTGCGCCAGTTAACTGAAAAATTTGATATTCCCTATCATTTTGTCAGCCATGAAGGGCTTGACCGCCATCAGCATGAGGCCGCGCTGTTTGAGGTGATTGCACCCTATGCGCCGGATTATCTGGTACTGGCCAAATTTATGCGGGTACTGACCCCGGAATTTGTGGCCCAGTATCCAAACCGCATCATCAATATTCATCACTCATTCTTGCCAGCCTTCATCGGTGCCAATCCCTATCGGCAGGCCTGGGAGCGCGGCGTGAAAATCATCGGTGCCACGGCGCATTTTGTGAATAACTGCCTCGATGAAGGACCCATCATCAAGCAGGATGTTATTCACGTAGATCATAATTACAGTGCGCTGGAAATGGCGCGTGCGGGCCGTGACGTTGAAAAAACCGTGCTGAGCCGGGCGTTGGGCTTGGTGCTTGCCGACAAAGTAGTGGTGTACGGCAATAAGACGGTAGTGTTCTGA
- a CDS encoding DUF3718 domain-containing protein, translating to MKTQHVLTALALATACFGASAAMSPSVENALIAVCKAGMSNNMVRFYDTMKDYRINEQRVFPRLVCNGESFHEFALSHGADRTAKRIAHYLPGQVTIKDLAMTGADERIYVSFTE from the coding sequence ATGAAAACGCAGCATGTCCTGACCGCCCTGGCACTGGCAACCGCTTGTTTTGGTGCGTCGGCGGCCATGAGCCCCAGTGTGGAAAACGCCCTGATTGCCGTATGCAAAGCGGGTATGAGCAATAATATGGTTCGCTTTTACGACACCATGAAAGACTACCGCATCAATGAACAGCGGGTTTTTCCCCGATTGGTGTGTAATGGCGAGAGTTTCCACGAATTTGCGCTGTCCCACGGTGCCGACCGCACAGCAAAGCGCATTGCCCACTATCTACCCGGGCAGGTAACCATTAAAGATTTGGCTATGACCGGCGCCGACGAGCGCATATACGTGAGCTTCACTGAATGA